A genomic window from Plasmodium cynomolgi strain B DNA, scaffold: 0098, whole genome shotgun sequence includes:
- a CDS encoding PST-A protein (putative), protein MVENEVYNQDMRIVRSRERLDGRPTIRSFFNKDGLLLKTYGWLVKNAIGLIVLIHGLNSHARFSFLRHNVHVLNNNRAILMDGNNYYIYKDSWVEHFNKNGYSVFGIDLQGHGESEGWENLSLNVKEFDDLVYDVLEYIQKIQDDNIRYLNNGSTGNSRRNSNSRGGESSRNDHLANRITAPLPVYLIGQSMGGNVALRALQLVGKFRGLNQRLNIRGCVSLSGMIAVEALGLPSSYIYKSFFMPLSRFFSDFLPTLRLLCELPYKRFQYIRDIGRYDRMRDRRGITCRFAYELLKAMDNLDHDMRYMPRDIPVLFIHSAKDKLCFPGGVVSFYNRLNIGNKELHMLNYMEHMLTMEPGNGR, encoded by the coding sequence ATGGTCGAAAATGAGGTATATAACCAGGATATGAGAATAGTCCGTAGCAGGGAACGGCTAGATGGAAGGCCAACgattcgttcattttttaataaggATGGTTTGCTATTAAAAACATATGGTTGGTTAGTAAAAAATGCGATAGGCCTTATAGTATTAATTCATGGATTAAATTCACACGCaaggttttcatttttgagaCATAACGTCCatgtattaaataataatagagCAATATTAATGGACggaaataattattacattTATAAAGATAGCTGGGTAgaacattttaataaaaatggatattCTGTCTTCGGAATAGATTTACAAGGTCATGGCGAATCAGAAGGGTGGGAAAATTTAAGTCTTAATGTAAAAGAATTTGATGATTTAGTATATGATGTGCTTgaatatattcaaaaaattcaagaCGACAACATAcgatatttaaataatggtAGTACCGGGAATAGTAGACGCAATAGTAACAGCAGAGGCGGTGAGTCGTCTCGTAATGATCATTTGGCCAATCGAATAACAGCACCTCTTCCAGTATATTTAATTGGTCAATCTATGGGCGGAAACGTTGCTCTAAGAGCATTACAATTAGTCGGAAAATTTAGGGGCCTTAATCAAAGACTAAATATAAGAGGTTGTGTATCATTATCTGGTATGATTGCTGTAGAAGCATTAGGATTACCAAgctcatatatatataaaagtttCTTTATGCCCTTGTCAAGATTCTTTTCTGATTTCTTACCAACATTGAGGCTTTTATGCGAACTACCGTATAAAAGGTTTCAATATATTCGTGACATAGGTCGATATGACAGAATGCGTGATAGAAGAGGTATAACATGCAGATTTGCATATGAACTTTTAAAAGCAATGGATAATTTAGACCATGATATGAGATACATGCCCAGAGATATCCCCGTATTGTTTATTCATTCAGCGAAGGACAAATTGTGCTTTCCTGGAGGtgttgtttcattttataatagACTAAATATTGGTAATAAAGAACTGCACATGTTAAATTATATGGAGCATATGCTAACTATGGAACCAGGAAATGGAAGG